The window AAGAAaaacctaatatatatatttttagtttaatataatttttatataaaataaaattataaagtaTTATTTTTTGTTGTGACGGAAAGCATAAAACGTTTCTGAAAATGTCAAGAATGTTAGAAGGAAATAATTATGTCTCAAAGGATGGCGGGATTTCTCCCGCCCATTACATTTTAACGGAATATTTCATTCCGTCTTAGATTCCGTCTCCACCGTGTAACGGAAAACTTAGTGATGGAATTCCGTAACAATTTAGTGATGGAAAAATTTCCGTCACAAAATTTCATCACGGTTTCAGGATTTTCTAGTAGTGCAAGTAAACTAGCGGTAAAGTGCCAAGGCGCAGACCTATAGCCCTTGCTAAATGCAAAACATGGTGAGAAGGAACCCAGTACCAATAATCAATTCAGACTTTACCCAATTTACCTCTTGACCAGATAACCTGGCATAATCCGCAAATATTCTCCCAATGACATTCATATTATTCATCGATGCTCTACAAAATAAGAGGATATCATCCGCAAATAAGAGGATATCTTAAAattcattctgttagcaaacatgGTCTGAAAAGACTAACGGTTTATGTGACAGTCAAAGTCAAAGAGATATTTTtgctcttttatttattttatatatatttttatttttaaaccatGAGTCTTAACCAATCTACAACTGACAATTCCAAGAACGGATCTACAATGGAGGCACTTGCCCCCACTGAGATCTAGAAATGTGTAGAACCCCACATATATAATCTTCGATATTTGGAGTTTGCCTCTCCATTGGTATCGCCAAGCTCAGAGCTCAGGGTTGCAGATAAAAAGAGATTGAAAACTATTGAAGATAAAAGAGGTTTGGGTTTTACTTTGTCACGATGTCGTTTATTGTAATGCAGACATGCCAAAACAAATTACTAAAACCTAATGCCCATTTTTTGCTTCTGGATAAGAGAAAGAGGTTATTAGAGCATCTCTAATGATGTAGTTGTTCACTATTGAttcatttttataatatttataattaaaatacgtTATACTTAAAGTAATGATTTGTGGGACGATAGTTACAACTTTTGAAGTTGCTTAGAGCATCTCCATTAGAGGGTGCCTAAAAGAGTGTCAAAACTTAACGCATAAtcccaaaatataatattttattgtctcTTTCATCCACATCACTATTGCGTGAAAAGTTATCATTATAAtcctacaaattattattttattataaatattaaaaataaaatgctcCAGATTTTAGTATTTCTAGGAGAAGGACcacatattttatattaaaaaataataaacaaggttgccaagaggttgccaaaaattggcaacTTTCCTTGGCACTCACAATCACTCCAATAGTGGGCACCCTTTAAAAGTTGCCAAACCTGATGCCACATCAGCTGTCACTCTTTTGGACactctctattggagatgctcttagaagcaatttttttttaaattgtcaAAAGTGATAtagatgagagagaaaataaaaaaataatactttatATATTCCACAATATTTGTCTTTTAAAGTTTAGACACACAacaagcaaaaagaaaaaagttaagacacacaaattaagaaatataataaattttaactaaaaagacCTTGTTATCTTTGTAGTAAATAcatctattaattaatttttaactattcCCAAAATAAAATGCAATTTAAATAggaatatatttaataaaaatccaTTAATGTGTATGGATTGAAACAAAACATCATGTATTATGGAATTAGaaaaatctctagaaagacacATATTATGAAATAGATAAAGTAaagtatattttaaaataatgtattaaattttgacaacttttaaagTTCCTTGCATTAGAGATGTTCATACACTTAAAAGTTGCCTCGACTTTTAAGATTGGTAATccagttttttttcttttctttttatttatttactatattatttattaggattagaaaaaaagaaaagatggGCATGACTCCGAATTATTAAAATTGAAATCatgtttagtataattttttatagggtaaattataaaattggcaTAATTGAAAGACTTCTTTAAATATTTAGACTTATTACAACactttttaccaaattagaaACTTTTAAAGTCTCTTTTGAAAGTGTCTAGTTTACTAGGAGATATTGTAATGAGTCTTAAGTATATAAGAAGCCTCCTAATTGAACCAGTTTTATTATTTACCCTTTCTTATATTTAACTTTCATTAACAAAACAGTGGGTTAgactatggttactttgtttttgacaaaataagttttactttgttttttccacaattggatggtgatgaactttgacaaagtaagctcatccaatggtagaaaaaacaaagtaaaacttactttgttaaaaacaaagtaagcatagaaggcacCACAAAACAGTTAATTGTTTCTCTCTAATGATAAAATCTAGTAAGGAAGCAAATGATAAACGAAGCTCTCCAAGGTATAATTAAAGGAAAGTATTCTCGTCCTAAAGAACGCAAACCATGATTTGTGAGGAGGGATATCTGATATCAGACGAATATAAACTAGCTCACATAGTATCATTAAGAAAGTCTGGTGATCACTTGAGAGCCAGGATCCGTGTGGTGTCATCACAAAAGACCACAGTCAGACAAACACGATCTGGGGCATCAATACTGGCCCAGCCAAAGATCAGCCCGTTACAACACAATCACTCCTGATCCCGTTAATCGCAGACCTAGTGGGCTTGAGGTAAAAAGAATCACGCATAGTGGATACAAGTCCGCCTATCAAGAGGTGACACGTATCCTTACACCGTGTATAACTACCTCAATCCGATCAAGCATATTATAAATAGAGTGAGACAAACTCTAAGATACACATTCATTCCTTAAGTTCATACTCcacaactttatttttattattatcttcatCCTCGTTTCGTTCTCAAAAGCTTACTTAAGCATCAAAATGGATTAGCTGATTTCCGATCCTTCCTTTGCTCTTTTTTCTATCTTATTTCATACATAGGTAAGAATCTACATGATTCAACCACATCACTATAACATTCTATTAATCGAGCTTTATCTCCACAAGCTAGCTTAATGTGAcaaagaaaaatgtatttttttgaCATATATATTTGTTGGGCAATGGTCATGACGAGAGCCGTTGGGGGCAAACATGATAAGCCTTTCACTCCCATCTCCCGCCAAACTCCATCCTCCGTCTGTCAAAACCGTCAACCCATATTCGCGCCAAAATCTTCCTTCTTCATCGGCGTCATTGAAACTCCATAGCTCCTTCTCCTCTCTtaaggacagccttacccgcaaCCTCGATGGCGGTAACCTCTCTAAAGCAATCTCAACCCTTGATCTCATGTCCCGCAATGGAACTCATCCAGACCTCATCACGTACTCCCTTCTCCTCAAGTCCTGCATCCGCTCAAATAAGTTCGAATTGGGCAAGCTCGTCCATGGTTACTTGAATCAGTCCGGACTCGAGCTCGACTCGGTCCTTCTCAACTCTCTAATTAGCCTCTACTCAAAATGTGGTGAAATTGACAAAGCCAATTGCATATTTCAAGGTATGGGAGATAAGAGGGATTTGGTCTCCTGGAGTGCGTTGATCTCTTGTTATGCTAATAATCGCATGGAATTTGAGGCTATTAATATGTATTTGGATATGCTTTATTCTGGGTTTTATCCTAATGAGTACTGCTATTCTGCTGTTATCCGTGCTTGTTCGAAACCAGGGAATGTTTCAATTGGGGAAATTGTTTTTGGGTCTGTGATTAAAAGTGGACATTTTGATGCTCATGTGTGTGTAGGATGCGGGTTGATTGACATGTTTGTGAAAGGGTGTGGTGATTTCGAGTCAGCGTATAAGGTGTTTGATAAAATGACTGAGAAAAATGTTGTTACTTGGACTTTGATGATAAGTAGGCTTCAACAGTTGGGCTATCCGAGAGATGCTATTGATGTGTTcttagatatggttttgagcGGGTACGTCCCAGATAGATATACATTGAGTGGGGTTGTTTCGGCTTGTGCAGAACTTGGAGTGTTGTCATCTGGGAAGCAATTGCATTCTTGGGCCATAAAATCAGGTTTGATTTTGGATGTCTGTGTTGGTTGTAGTCTGGTTGATATGTATGCAAAGTGTGCACCGGATGGGTCTATTAGTGATTCTAGGAAGGTTTTTGATAGTATGCCAGAGCATAATGTTATGTCTTGGACTGCAGTTATAACAGGGTATGTGCAAATTGGAGGGCATGATAGAGAAGCAGTTGAACTATGCCTTGAAATGATTACGGGACGGGTAAAACCGAACCATTTTACGTTTTCTAGCATCCTTAAGGCATGTGCAAATCTTTCTGACTTGTGCATAGGCGAACAGTTTTATGCCTATGCAGTTAAATTGGGGCTTGCATCTGTTAACTGTGTGGGGAATTCTCTAATTAGCATGTTTTCACGGTGTGGTAACATGGAAAATGCTAGAAAAGCCTTTGATATTCTGTTTGAGAAGAATTTGGTTTCGTACAATATAATTGTTGATGCATATGCAAAGAGTGTGAATTCGGAagaagcatttgaactttttAATGAAATTGAAGATACAGGAACTACAGCTAATGCTTTTACATTTGCTAGCCTTTTGAGTGGAGCTTCTAGCATTGGTGCTATTGGCAAGGGTGAGCAAATCCACGCTCGGGTATTAAAATCAGGTTTCGTTTTGAATCTCCACATTTCTAATGCTTTGATCTCAATGTACTCTAGGTGTGGAGATATAGAATCTGCTTTCAAAGTCTTTAATGAGATGGGAAATGGCAATGTTATATCTTGGACTTCTATGGTAACCGGATTCGCCAAACATGGATTTGCTGAAAGGGCTTTGGAGACCTTCCACAAAATGCTAGGGGCAGGTGTAAGGCCAAATGAGGTCACATATATTGCCGTTTTATCTGCTTGTAGTCACGCGGGATTGGTTTCTGAGGGATGGAAACACTTCAAGTCAATGAACATGGAACACGGGATTGTTCCAAGGATGGAACATTACGCTTGTATGGTTGATTTATTGGGGCGATCAGGATTTCTTGAAGAAGCAATGGAGTTCATTAACTCAATGCCCTTCAAAGCTGATGCTCTGGTCCTGCGTACCTTTCTCGGAGCTTGCACTGTCCACGGAAACATAGACTTCGGGAAAACTACAGCCAAGATGATCCTTGAGCAGGACCCGGATGACCCAGCAGCGTACATTCTTCTATCAAACTT is drawn from Euphorbia lathyris chromosome 9, ddEupLath1.1, whole genome shotgun sequence and contains these coding sequences:
- the LOC136206934 gene encoding pentatricopeptide repeat-containing protein At3g49170, chloroplastic, which encodes MISLSLPSPAKLHPPSVKTVNPYSRQNLPSSSASLKLHSSFSSLKDSLTRNLDGGNLSKAISTLDLMSRNGTHPDLITYSLLLKSCIRSNKFELGKLVHGYLNQSGLELDSVLLNSLISLYSKCGEIDKANCIFQGMGDKRDLVSWSALISCYANNRMEFEAINMYLDMLYSGFYPNEYCYSAVIRACSKPGNVSIGEIVFGSVIKSGHFDAHVCVGCGLIDMFVKGCGDFESAYKVFDKMTEKNVVTWTLMISRLQQLGYPRDAIDVFLDMVLSGYVPDRYTLSGVVSACAELGVLSSGKQLHSWAIKSGLILDVCVGCSLVDMYAKCAPDGSISDSRKVFDSMPEHNVMSWTAVITGYVQIGGHDREAVELCLEMITGRVKPNHFTFSSILKACANLSDLCIGEQFYAYAVKLGLASVNCVGNSLISMFSRCGNMENARKAFDILFEKNLVSYNIIVDAYAKSVNSEEAFELFNEIEDTGTTANAFTFASLLSGASSIGAIGKGEQIHARVLKSGFVLNLHISNALISMYSRCGDIESAFKVFNEMGNGNVISWTSMVTGFAKHGFAERALETFHKMLGAGVRPNEVTYIAVLSACSHAGLVSEGWKHFKSMNMEHGIVPRMEHYACMVDLLGRSGFLEEAMEFINSMPFKADALVLRTFLGACTVHGNIDFGKTTAKMILEQDPDDPAAYILLSNLYASAGQWEEVAQIRKTMKEKNLTKEAGCSWIEVENKVHRFYVGDTSHLKAVEIYDELDQLALKIKKLGYVPNTDFVLHDVQEEQKEHYLFQHSEKIAVAFGFISTSKAKPIRVFKNLRVCGDCHTAFKYFSVVKEREIVVRDSNRFHHFRDGKCSCNDYW